The sequence AAGATTCGACAACTCCTTGGGTGAACAAATTAAATTCTCAGGCCAGGCAGTCAAGTGCAGATAGAGCATGGCAAGCCATTTCTCGGTTTTATGCCAACTGTCGAGATTCATCAATCAGAAAGAAAGGCTTTCCTAAATTCAAAAAGCATAGTAGGTCAGTAGAATATAAAACCACTGGATACTCGCTTTCAGATGACAGGAAACAAATCGCTTTCACTGATGGATTTAAAGCAGGAACGTTTGACCTGTGGTGTAGCCAGAAAACTTTAGTCTACTACTCATCTCAACAGATTAAGCGAGTCAGAGTAGTCAAAAGAGCAGATGGATATTATGGCCAATTTCTCATCAACTACGACAGAGAAGAGAAGCATGAATTCACTGGCTCTGTAGTAGGAATAGACTTAGGCTTGAAAGAGTTTTATACCGACTCTAATGGCAACACAGTAAAAAATCCTCGCTTCCTGAGCCAGTCAGAAAGGCGTTTAAAGAAAGCTCAAAGAAGGCTATCTAAGCGTCATCGAAAGGGACAGAAACAGTCCAATAATTATCATAAGCAACGGCAAAAAGTTGCCTTATTGCATTTAAAAGTTTCTCGACAACGTAAAGACAGAGCTATTAAGGATGCTTTGGCGTTAGTCCAATCTAATGATTTGGTAGTCTATGAAGCTTTGAAAGTGTCTAATTTAGTGAAAAATCACAAGTTAGGTAAAAGCATTAGCGATGCTTCTTGGTATCAATTCACGCAATGGGTGAATTATTTGGCCAAGATTCACCAGATAACTTGTATTGCTGTACCGCCACAATTCACAACTATTGACTGCTCGGTTTGTGGGGCAAAAGTCTATAAGACTTTGAGTACTAGAACCCATCAATGCCCTCACTGTCAAACAGTTTTAGATCGTGACTGGAATGCCGCTATCAATATTCTTAAAAAAGGGTTGAAATACTTGGGAGAATATCTCAACGGTACTGTTGGGCAAACAGAAACCGACCCAAACGACTGGGGAGAGTCCGGCCTCTGGGTCTTTAACAGAGATGTTGAAGATTTAAGTCGTCTCGTTGAGCCAGTAATCTCAAGAAGTGATTCTGGGAGAATCCCCCATCACAGCGAAGCTTGACGGTGGGAGTATGTCAATCTAGTTGCTCGAATAAATCGGCCAAAATAGTATTAGAAACTAAAAATCCTTCCGGATCTGTTAAACTTATCTTTCCTTGGTAAGGTACGCGATCGCGATTTTCTCCTTTCCAATTAAATTGGTTGATATCGACAACTTTTACTAGACCTTGCTGATAATAAGGTTGCAAACACCGCCAGATTTTATGCAAAATTTCTTTACCGAAATTGTCAATTAAAACAGTTAAATCTAACCCTTCCTCTAAACGCAGACCTAACATCAAAGTTTCTAACAAAATATCATTTGATGACACTGGCTCGCACTCTATTTTAGCTCCCGATGTTACCCATTCATAATATTCCCTTCGAGTGCGAGGTCTAGTAAACCGCCGCCCGCCAACGTAACTCGCCGCACCCATACCAAAACCATAATAGGATTGATTTTGCCAATAAACTCGATTATGACGGCATTGATGACCTGGTTGGGCGTAATTAGAAATTTCGTAATGTTGATAACCTGCATTATTTAGCACTTTTTGAGCTAACTTGTACATTTGCACGGTTGTTTCATCAGTCGGTAAAGGTTGAGAACCTGGTTTAAATTGACGACCGAAAGGAGTCATCGGTTCAATGGTTAAATCGTAGACGGAAATATGAGTTGTCAAAAGCGCAACTGCTGTCTCTAAGGAAGTTTGCCATTGTGATAAAGTTTGATTTGGTAATCCAGAAATTAAATCCAAACTAAATTCTGGAAAATCTACTTGATGAATTAATTGTACTGCGGCGAAAATATCCGATCCAGTATGAGAACGTCCGCAAATTTTTAATAATTCATCCTGGAATGCTTGCACTCCTACGCTAATTCGATTGATTCCAGCATTTCGATATCCTTTTAAGCGCCCTAAATCAAAAGTACCCGGGTCGATTTCCATTGAAATTTCCGCATTTGTTGCAATGCCAAATTTTTTTTCTATTCGCGCTAATAAGCGATTTACCTGTTCTACTGATAACAGGGAAGGAGTACCGCCTCCAAAAAAAACTGTTTGTAGGGGTTTTCCCAAATTAGGAGTAATTTCGATTTCCTGACTGAGCATTTCTACATACTGCTCGATAGTGCCAGATGTCTCACCGCGAATTTTATCTCCTACTACGGAAATAGGGAAGTCGCAATAATAACACCGCCTTCGACAAAAAGGGATGTGTATGTAGGCTGATGTGGGAATGGTAAAATTTGTAATCTGTGGCTTTTGTATTGGTAAATTGTCAGTTGTAGCTGGGTTTTTCATCATATTTTTCAAAATTAACCAAAATATTTCAATATCAAACTTGTCGCAAAAACTCAAAATAACGAAGCAATACTTAAAATAATTATTAACACTTGTAAAGTTAATCAATTAAACTTAAAAATTTTAGCTGAAATGCTGAAATGACAAAGTTTTCAGAGAAGTAATCCGCTGGTGAGAAGCTAAGAGTTTGGAAGATATAATAGAACCTGAGAAAACACAACTTCTCTTTTTTTATTGCCAATCTTTCTTTATCCCTGAGAGTTAAGGCAAATCCCATCTATTAGCTTAAAACAATGCTTGACGCAATCATTATTATATTATTCATCGTAGCTACGGCGGGGATCGGCTTTGGTAGTATTGACTTGTTACCGAAGACGGTGTTAGACCAGGTAACTAATCTGGAAGGTTTGCGGTTCGTACTGGCGGCTTTTGGTGCGATTATTGGTGGAGCGATCGGCTTGAGCGTTCAAACTACCTATCGCCGTATAGAACGCCGATTTCGAGAATTGCCGATCGATGTCTTACTGACTCGTGCGGTGGGGCTGGTCATCGGCTTGTTGGTGGCCAACTTGATGTTAGCACCGATTTTCTTGCTGCCAATTCCGAGCGATTTTAGCTTCATCAAGCCATTGGTAGCCATTTTGGGCAGCATAATGTTAGGATTTTCCGGCATTAACCTGGCAGATATTCACGGACGCAGTTTTTTGCGGTTGATCAATCCTCACAGTGTAGAAACTCTGTTGGTAGCTGAAGGTACTCTTAAACCTGCTTCTACCAAGGTTTTGGATACCAGTTGCATCATTGACGGACGAATTGAAGAATTGCTGGATACTGGTTTCGTCGAGGGGCAAATTCTCGTTCCTCAGTTCGTTTTGCGGGAGTTACAGCAAGTGGCGGATGCTTCCAACGATCAAAAGCGGGTGCGGGGGCGTCGCGGCTTGGATATCCTGAATCGGATGAAGACTAGTTATTCGGAACGAATCGTGATTCACTCGGCTGATTACGAGGATATTCCGACCGTAGATGCGAAGTTAGTCCATTTAGCTCAGGAAATCAACGGTACGCTACTGACTAATGATTACAACTTGAGTAAGGTCGCTAGTTTGCAGAAAGTGCCGGTACTCAATATCAATGACTTGGCTCATGCGGTTCGTCCTTCTTATCTACCGGGCGATACCATTGATTTGAAAATTCTCAAGGAAGGAAAAGAGCCGAGTCAGGGAATTGGCTATCTTGATGACGGTACTTTGGTGGTGGTGGAAGAAGGCAACCGATATGTGGGCAGCGAATTACGAGTTGTTGTCACTTCTGCTTTACAAACTTCCGCTGGGAGGATGATTTTTGCCCGCCCCCAGGCCGCTGAAGGGGTGAAGGTATAGTGTTTGTCATTTGTCAGTTGTCATTGGTCATTTGTAAAAAGTTGATTTTTAGGCGCGATCGTTTTCTTCCATAACTAATGACCAATGACCAACGACCAATGACCAATCTTTTATGAGTCGCTTTGCAAAATAGTTTTGGAGACAATGCGAGTTTTTTTGCGATCGGCTTCTGAGAGTTCTTCCCCTGATTGGAGACGGGTGGCATTGATTTGCAATACGGTGGCGGCGCTTTTATCTCCCATTTGGAGTGCGGTTTTGGCGGCAGTTTGCAGCATGGTGGCAGCGCCAGAGCGATCGCCTTGTTGCAATTTGGTTTCGGCAATTTGAGTTTGGCGATATTTTGCTAAAGCCAAAATCGAATTTTGTACTTCCGGGTTAATATTTGGTTGGTAATTGCGCTGGAAGTTTGCCTCGACGGAAATTACTTCGGAAAGTAACTTTTCTTTGCCTTGGGCCGGATCGTCGTAGCGAACTTGGAGACGGACGACTGTCTGCATTCCTTCTGGCATTTGACCTACGTACAGGTTAGCCAAAATTACCCGTTCTTGCTCGGTCATCAAATCGCCTAAGCGCACTACCCAGCGATTGTTTTCTGGTTGTACTGGTAGTTCGATCGTATCTGGGGAAACTTGCGCGACTGGTTTAAGTTCTGCTAAACGTACTTTTGGCAATAAATCGAATAAAAGATAAGCGTTAGTCAATCCGACTGATTGCATCCTTTTAAATAAGCGACTAAATTCTTCTACCGCTTGGTCGGGACGTTCGATATAAGATAGAGTACCGCCCCCAGCATCGGCAATTTGTTCTAAGATATCCTGGTTCCAGTGAGAGCCAAACCCCAAAGTATTTACTGTCAAATTATACCCAGCAGCTAAATGAGCTAATTTGAGACATTTTTCATTGCTGCCGTGTTCGTTTTCCCCATCAGTGAGCAAAAAGGCGTAAGAAACGGTATCTTTTTTACCTTTAGCCATTTCTTCGATGCCGAGTTTGAGTCCCTCATCGATCGAAGTGCCACCATCTGCCCTCAACTGGCTGATTTGGCGTTTAATGCTGTTGGGATCGTTAATAACTTGATTGGGAATTAAGACTTTGGCGCGGTGATCGAAGGCTACTACGGAAAGACGATCGCCTGGGTTAAGTTTTTCGACTAATTTGCCAGCCGCTTGTTTAACCGTTTCTAACGGTCGCCCCCCCATTGAGCCACTGCGATCCAAAATCAAACATAAGTTGAGGGGGATGTTTTCTATAAGTTCCCCAGGAGTAGCAGAAATGGAAACCTGTAGTTGTCGCTGACTGCTGGGTTGATTGGCATCTATGTTTTTATCGTTCAGTATAGGTTGCAAATTAACTTTCATAATCAAAAATCCTCTATAGCCAAAAAGATATACTATTTATCTCACGACCAAACAATAGCTTTCCGCGATCGCAACCAGCATAGGCCAATCAGTGATAGAGTTCTTCCGCCACAGGTGTGGAAATCCGTGCATTTGTGGCTACAACCAGACAAGCTAGCGCGTTACCATGAAAAATACAGTGATATAGTTTTGGGCGACACCTCCTAATATGGAATCACCGATTAAGGCTGTGCAAGCTCCGTACTACGGAGATGCTGCTTACCGAACACCACCGCCAGATTTACCATCCTTAATGTTAAAAGAACGGATCGTTTATCTGGGATTACCTCTATTTTCCTCCGACGAGATCAAAGCTCAAGTAGGTGTAGACGTAACTGAACTAATTATTGCCCAACTGCTGTATCTGCAATACGAAGACCCGGACAAACCGATCAAGATTTACATTAATTCTACCGGGACTGCTTGGTATGGCGGAGATGCGATCGGCTTTGAAACAGAAGCGTTTGCCATCTGCGACACCCTCAATTACATTAAGCCACCAGTGCATACCATCTGTCTGGGTCAGGCAATGGGTACGGCAGCAATGATTTTAGCAGCAGGCACCAAAGGGTGCAGGGCTAGCTTACCTAACGCTACGATCGTCCTACACCAAGCTCGCACGCGTGCACGCGGTCAAGCGACAGACATCCAGATTCAGGCTAAAGAAGTTTTGGCGAACAAACAGGCGATCGTTGACATTTTTGCCAAAAATACAGGTCAACCGCCCGAAAGAATCGCCAAAGATATGGATCGGATGTTCTACATGACTCCGGAACAAGCCAAAGAATATGGCATTATCGATCGAGTTTTGGAAAGTGCCAAAGACCTTCCTCAACCAATCCCATCCCTTCACAGTTAAATTTTAATCGTTCGCGACAAGGAAGAAATGCTATGCCAATTGGTATTCCTAGAGTCCCGTATCGCTTCCCTGGTGAACCTTTTACCCAGTGGATTAATATTTACGAACGTCTTTCCTTAGAAAGGATTATCTTCCTTAGCGGTGAAGTCAGCGATGGGATGGCAAATTCCATCATTGCTAGGCTGCTTTACATGGACTCGGAGGATCAAAACAAAGATATCTATATCTATATCAATTCTCCCGGTGGTTCCGTAACGGCAGGTTTAGCAATTTACGACACCATGCAGCACGTCAAATCGAATATTGTAACGATTTGCGTAGGTTTGGCCGCATCAATGGGGTCTTTCTTGCTGATGGCAGGTACTAAAGGTAAACGCTTAGCCCTACCTCACTCTCGAATCATGATCCACCAACCCTCCGGCGGTACGAGAGGACAAGCTACCGATATTGAGATTGAAGCTAGAGAAATCCTGCGAATTCGTCGCCAACTGAACCAAATCTATGCAGATAGAACCGGTCAGTCTCTAGAAAAAATCGAAAAAGACATGGATAGGGACTTTTTCATGTCTGCTGACGAAGCAAGGGAATATGGTTTGATTGACAAGGTAATTGAGGATCGTTCCTCAGAAATAAAAGTTCCAGTTACCGTGTAACCATTACCTTTTAAACATAGGGAAAAGAAAAGGGGTAAGCAAAAATGCTTTCCCTTTCTTCTTTTGTTTTTTTTCTTAGATATTTGTTATAACTAAAATCTAAAATCTAAAATCGGTTTGGGCTTTGCTATCATCGGCAATAAGTGTTGCGATCGACTAAATGAATCTGGCGGATTGCTATCGATTACTGGGATTGAATTCGGGAGCTAAATTGGCAGAGGTAAAAGCTGCTTATCGTCGTTTGGCGCGACGTTATCATCCCGACGTGAACCCGACTGATAAAGAAGCGAAAGAAAAGTTTATAGCGATTACCGAGGCTTACCAGTTTCTCTTGAGCGTTGTCAAGGAAGAAGAAGTTTCTCAAAAGTGGAATCAAGCTGAGACGCCGCCTAAACAAGAACCACCAGCACCGAAAGCGTCCTCCCCGCCACCAGAAACCAAGGTAACTCGCAAAGCCAAACCTACGCCGCCAGAGCCTCAGTTATCGGAAGAGGAAAAAAAGCTGAAGTGGCAATCTTACGATCAATTGCAGTTATTGCTAAAGACTCAGAGGTATCCGCGCGCGATCGCACTAGTAGAAGGTTTAGCACAACGACTGCCCCAAGATCCAGAAGTACGCCAATGGCAAGCAATTGCATATCAACGCTGGGGTCGCCAACTCATCAGTGAGGGAGAATTAGAAAAAGCCAGAGTTTACCTCAAAAAAGCCTTGAAAACTGACCCCCACAATCGTTCCCTCTGGTTTGAGGTAGAACGTGATTTCCGCCGTATCGAACAGGTTTATTGATATTTTTCCGTTCGTAGTAATGACTTCAGTCCTTTCTTTCAGGGAAATGCGCCCAAGTATTCGCACCGCCATAACTCTTAGCATTCACCAAGCTATAAGAATAAAGTAAATTTTCTCCCGTTAAATCCCTGCGATAACCCGAATCGAAATACTCTCCATAAGGGTCATTAACAAAAAATCCTTGCTCATTATAACCGCGCAAAACAATAATATGCCCCGATCTCGTGAATTGACCGGAATAAATAACTGGATTCCCATTCGCTAAATGAATCTTTACTTCATCCCAAGTAGCATCAGTTTTGAACGAATCATAGATATCGTAATCAAGGAAAACTCGCCGCAAGTGATCGTGAACGTGACGATCCCATCCTTTCCTTTCCACTAGCTCAAAAAGCTCATCTTCTAACTGCTTATTTCGCCTAGCTGGTCTCACCCCATAGTAATACAAGCACATAGCAACGCAAGTAACATTACAAGTACCATGTGGAGAATATCTATTATTCAATTGGCTGAAGTAAGGAATAGGTAAACGTACTTGCTTGGGAAGGCGATCGTTTTTAGTAAATTTACCGATTAGCTTTACTCCATCATCGCCAATAATCTCGATATGCGGCTGATAAGCCACCCAAGTATTTCTACCTTTCAGGAAAGCATTATCTATAGCAACTCTTATGTGATTGCTGATTTCTTTATAAGAGTGAACTTCAAATACTTTACCAGCTTCTACTTCTACTTTTTCATTTTCTGGTAGGTCAGATGCTTGAACGGGTGCTTGCTTGAATACAGTATCTCTAATCACTCTTAATTTCATGATACTCTAACCAAATTCGCTACCCATTGATCCCGAATCTCAGCTAAGTTATCAGGAAAAAGTCTTAACAGATAGCGATCTTATTATCAGTAAAAATTCCTACTAATTAGCCAAATCACTATTAAAATATTTTCTTTGATAAAGCAAATTTTTAAAATTAATTTGAGCTTTTAAAAAGGTACGTAATTGCGTTTAGCAGTAAACTCAACTACGTACCAAGAAAATTGCTAAATATTGTGGCACTATGTGGAAGTTCTTTTTTTTAGTTGCTAAAAAGGTTTTTGACCAACAAAATTACCCGGTGGATTGTATTGGCAAACCAAATAATCTCTCTGACGGCCTCTCGCTAAACCGCAACCAACTTGAGTAGTATTTTTCCAGATGATTTGGGTGTAGTGACCGCATCTATGCCAACCGCCTTGGCAAGTATGAGGAACGGGTCGGTTAGGAATGAAATATTTTTTTTGTTCTCCCCAAGCATTCACCATTTCTATTTGGGAATAAGCATTGGGTGTACCTGACCAAAGATTTTCTCCATATCTGGTAGAACTATGTCGCATCGAGTTGATGGATGCCAGGTGATTTGCCCAAGTTTGAGCGGAGTTAGCTAAATTTTCCGACCATTGGAGAGATGCTATACCGATTTCGCGACGATATTGATTATGAGTTGCTAAAATTACTGTTTTGTTTAGGCTTTTGACTAATGAAATTGGGTAATTATAAATCTTTTCTTTTTTGCTGGTGGCTGATGGTAATGCAGTTTTGGTTAAGCCAGTACTGATAGTAGCCACGCCTAAACTAAATCCAATTGCTACCATCACAAAAATTACTTGAGAGCGTTTCACCATTCTAGATCTCGCGGTATAGTTGACTAGGCACTTTAGCGTTATCCTCATCAATTACTAATACTGCAATATCTGAGTTGAAACCGCAGCTTAAATTATTCTGCACGGAGATAGAGAATTAATAAATTGGATTATTTTGGTTGGCATACTTTTAGTTTTGCCAGTGCTTCGGGATGGGTAACAAAGTAATCTTTCAGCCAGTTGCAACCTCGCGCTAGTAGTAAATCTAAGTTGCCAACGCTTTCCACATTCCAAACCCTGGCGGTTGCGTCAGCAGAGGCAGTGACTATATGTTTGCTGTCGGGGCTAAAATTGGCACTGTAAACAAAACCCTGATGACTTTTAAGTTCGGCTAATAACTGACCCGATAAATCCCAAACTTTGGCAGTTTTATCGGCTGAAGCGGTGACGATGCGTTGACCATCAGGACTAAAATGGGCGCTATTAACAGAACCCTGATGGCCTTTGAGTTCAGTTAATAGCTGACCCGATAAACCCCATACTCTGGCGATGTTATCCCTGGAACCAGTAACGATGCGTTGGCCGTCTGGACTAAAAGTGGCTCTGTTGACAAGACCCTGATGACCTTTAAGTTCAGCTAATAGCTGACCTGATGAATCCCATACTCTGGCGGTGTTATCTCTTGAGGCAGTCACGATGCGTTGACCGTCTGGACTAAAGTTGGCAGTGTAGACAGAACCCTGATGACCTTTGAGTTCGTTTAATAGCTGACCAGATAAATCCCACACTCTGGCAGTGTTATCTTTTGAAGCAGTCACAATGCGTTGACCGTCTGGACTAAAAATAGCTCTATAGACAATACCTTGATGACCTTTGAGTTCGTTTAATAGTTGACCAGACAAATCCCACACTCTGGCGGTATTGTCCCATGAGGCAGTCACAATGTGTTGGCCGTCGCGACTAAAGTTGGCGCTGCTAACATAAAGCCGATGACCTTTGAGTTCAGCTAATAGCTGGCCAGATAAATCCCATACTCTGGCGGTCTTGTCATTTGAGGCAGTCACGATGCGTTGACCATCAGGACTAAAATTGGCTGTGTTGACAGGAACCTGATGGCCTTTGAGTTCAGTTAATAGCTGACCAGATAAATCCCATACTCTGGCGCTGTTGTCCTCCGATACAGTAACGATATATTGACCATCAGGACTAAAATTGGCAGTGTTGACAAGACCATGATGACCTTTGAGTTCTGTTAATAGTTGACCAGATAAATCCCATACTCTAGCAGTCTTGTCCTCCGAAGCAGTCACGATGCGTTGACCATCGTGACTAAAATTGGCGCTATTAACATAAAGCCGATGACCTTTGAGTTCGGTTAATAGCTGACCCGATAAATCCCATACTCTAGCAGTGTTGTCCCAGGAGGCAGTCACGACACGTTGACTATCGGGACTAAAATTGGCGCTGAAAACAGGAACCTGATGAACTTCGAGTTCGATTAATAACTGACCCGATAAATCCCATACTCTAGCAGTGTTGTCCCATGAAGCAGTCACGATGCGTTGACCATTGGGACTAAAATTGGCTGTGTTGACAGGGCCTTGATGACCTTTGAGTTCGATTAATAGCTGACCTGATAAATCCCACACTCTGGCGGTGTTATCTCTTGAGGCAGTAACGATGCGTTGGCCGTCTGGACTAAAATTGGCTGTGTTGACAGGAACCTGATGACCTTTGAGTTCAATTAATAGTTGACCCGATAAATCCCACACTTTAGCGGTGTTATCCCATGAGGCAGTCACGATGTGTTGACCGTCGAAACTAAAGTTGGCGCTGTTGACAATATCCTGATGACCCTTGAGTTTGGCTAATAGCTGACCGGATAAATCCCACAATCTGGCGGTGTTATCTCTTGAGGCAGTCACGATGAGTTGACCGTCTGGACTAAAGTTGGCGCTGTTGACAATATCCTGATGACCTTTGAGTTCAATCAATAGCTGACCAGATAAATCCCACACTTTAACAGTGTTGTCATTTGAGGCAGTCACGATACGTTGACCATCGGGACTAAAATTAGCGCTGTTGACAGAACCCTGATGATTTGACAGTTGAGTTTGCTCATGGATATTGTCGAGAATTGTTTGTAAAGTGAAGAGTGGGCTAGTAACTGGATATTCTTCTAGTAGCCGTCCGTCTTTAACCAGTTCTTTTAAATCTTGTCCAGCCTGCATTGCTAATAATAACGCTTCTATTTCTTGATGTTCAAACTGCTTTAGAGCATTTGTTGCTTCCCTCTCAAGCCTTGTAGCTTCTCGTGCCTCTCTTAGTAATTGCTCCGCTTTTTTTCTAGCTTCAGCTAATATTTGGTTGGCTTGTCTTTGTGCATCTAAAGCACTTTGAAGTTCTCGCTTATCCAATTCTTGACCTGCGGTTAAAAACTGATAATCCTTATTGCTTAAACTTTTATCAGTTGCCCATACAAGTGCATATTGTAATGCTTGTCCTCGCAGTAGCCGCGATTCATCTTGGCAATTGGAATCCAACCAAGCTGCGAAAGCTTCCGCATACGGACGCAAATTAGCTAATTCTTTCTCGACCCAACTCAGGTTAAAAACTTCTTCGTAAATGCGGTTAGCAACTCGCACCTGTCCTTGCCGTCTCACGACTAATCCGGTTAGTCGCAATTCCATTTGTTCGGCGCTGTCATCTGCTGCTACTCCTCCCTTTTGCAAAATTTGCTGATACAGTCCCAGCAGGCGAGAAGAGCGTTTTTCGTTAAATAGGATGCGGTCTCTAATCGTCTTTAAATGCTCTGGTTCATCTTGGGCTTCCCAATTTTCAATTACTTTTGTTTGTACCAAAGCTGTTACCCAATTTTCAGGATTTTGAATTGTTTCTGCATTAGCAAAAACGAGCTTGCAAACTTTTTGAGTTAAAAATGGTTGTCCGCCAGTCCAATAGAATATGGCTGGTATCAGTACCATTGGATTGCTAATTTTTGCTGCCAAGCCTTGCGCTAGAGGTGCGGCTTCTTCTAGTTGAAAGCCTGTTAATTCAATTGCTCGACCAAT comes from Leptolyngbyaceae cyanobacterium and encodes:
- a CDS encoding AAA-like domain-containing protein; protein product: MNNPKLTESNYHYQVGGSLPPDAPTYVKRQADDDFYEGLKALDFCYVLNSRQMGKSSLRVRTMQRLESEGIACAAIDITAIGTFDITPEQWYAGVIDSIVTSLNLYADFDLDTWWTEKSLLSFVQRFSKFIEEVLLKSISGNIVIFVDEIDSILSLKFNIDDFFAVIRDCYNRRADNPEYRRITFALIGVATPSDLIQDKRRTPFNIGRAIELTGFQLEEAAPLAQGLAAKISNPMVLIPAIFYWTGGQPFLTQKVCKLVFANAETIQNPENWVTALVQTKVIENWEAQDEPEHLKTIRDRILFNEKRSSRLLGLYQQILQKGGVAADDSAEQMELRLTGLVVRRQGQVRVANRIYEEVFNLSWVEKELANLRPYAEAFAAWLDSNCQDESRLLRGQALQYALVWATDKSLSNKDYQFLTAGQELDKRELQSALDAQRQANQILAEARKKAEQLLREAREATRLEREATNALKQFEHQEIEALLLAMQAGQDLKELVKDGRLLEEYPVTSPLFTLQTILDNIHEQTQLSNHQGSVNSANFSPDGQRIVTASNDNTVKVWDLSGQLLIELKGHQDIVNSANFSPDGQLIVTASRDNTARLWDLSGQLLAKLKGHQDIVNSANFSFDGQHIVTASWDNTAKVWDLSGQLLIELKGHQVPVNTANFSPDGQRIVTASRDNTARVWDLSGQLLIELKGHQGPVNTANFSPNGQRIVTASWDNTARVWDLSGQLLIELEVHQVPVFSANFSPDSQRVVTASWDNTARVWDLSGQLLTELKGHRLYVNSANFSHDGQRIVTASEDKTARVWDLSGQLLTELKGHHGLVNTANFSPDGQYIVTVSEDNSARVWDLSGQLLTELKGHQVPVNTANFSPDGQRIVTASNDKTARVWDLSGQLLAELKGHRLYVSSANFSRDGQHIVTASWDNTARVWDLSGQLLNELKGHQGIVYRAIFSPDGQRIVTASKDNTARVWDLSGQLLNELKGHQGSVYTANFSPDGQRIVTASRDNTARVWDSSGQLLAELKGHQGLVNRATFSPDGQRIVTGSRDNIARVWGLSGQLLTELKGHQGSVNSAHFSPDGQRIVTASADKTAKVWDLSGQLLAELKSHQGFVYSANFSPDSKHIVTASADATARVWNVESVGNLDLLLARGCNWLKDYFVTHPEALAKLKVCQPK